Proteins from a genomic interval of Diospyros lotus cultivar Yz01 chromosome 6, ASM1463336v1, whole genome shotgun sequence:
- the LOC127803284 gene encoding auxin-responsive protein SAUR50-like, with protein sequence MALKKTNKHPLKQILKRCSSFGKGNGPADVPKGHFAVYVGENRSRYIVPISWLAHPEFQSLLQRAEEEFGFNHDMGITIPCEEQVFRSLTSLIRT encoded by the coding sequence ATGGCGTTGAAGAAAACAAACAAGCATCCTCTGAAGCAGATACTGAAGAGATGCTCGAGCTTTGGGAAAGGGAATGGTCCGGCGGACGTGCCGAAGGGGCATTTTGCGGTGTACGTCGGAGAGAACAGAAGCAGATACATTGTTCCGATTTCATGGCTGGCTCACCCCGAGTTTCAGAGCCTGCTGCAAAGGGCCGAGGAGGAATTCGGCTTTAACCATGATATGGGTATTACAATTCCTTGCGAAGAACAAGTCTTTCGCTCTCTAACATCCCTCATCAGAACATGa
- the LOC127804838 gene encoding transcription initiation factor TFIID subunit 14b: protein MLDVLSATKQSQDEADGAGRSSPAPKRIKTAKASEVSEEKGSYNGLKDVEISVPIVYGTMAFWLGRKANESQSHKWTVYVRGATNEDLSIVIERVVFQLHPSFSNPMRVVESPPFELSECGWGEFEIAISIIFHSDVCDEQLNLYHNLKLYSEDEYGPESTRKPLAAESYDEIVFPNPSDRFLARVQNHPAVKVPKLSATHDWTPVPVEDVNEKKIGHTKRHLLSRWFMNFSEADELLKLAAARQQVQACIVKLRRQLSVIKGLPQPLK, encoded by the exons ATGCTCGACGTATTGTCTGCGACAAAACAAAGCCAGGACGAGGCAGATGGAGCCGGTCGATCTTCCCCAGCTCCGAAGCGGATTAAAACTGCAAAAGCGTCTGAAGTTAGCGAGGAGAAG GGTTCATACAACGGACTGAAGGATGTTGAAATTTCTGTTCCAATAGTGTATGGAACAATGGCATTTTGGCTTGGTAGAAAGGCCAATGA GTCTCAGTCACATAAGTGGACAGTCTATGTGCGTGGTGCAACAAATGAGGATCTTAGCATCGTGATTGAACGAGTTGTATTTCAATTGCATCCTAGTTTTAGTAATCCTATGAGAGTGGTTGAATCACCCCCATTTGAGTTATCAGAATGTGGTTGGGGTGAATTTGAAATTGCCATCTCCATTATTTTCCACTCTGATGTTTGTGATGAACAGCTGAACCT ATACCACAATTTGAAGTTGTACTCTGAAGATGAATATGGCCCTGAGTCAACCAGGAAACCTTTAGCTGCTGAATCTTATGATGAGATTGTTTTCCCCAACCCCTCCGATCGGTTCCTTGCTCGTGTGCAGAATCATCCCGCTGTAAAAGTGCCAAAACTTTCTGCTACTCATGACTGGACTCCAG TACCAGTTGAAGATGTCAATGAAAAGAAGATAGGTCATACCAAACGTCATTTGCTAAGTCGGTGGTTTATGAATTTCTCAGAAGCAGATGAACTATTAAAACTGGCAGCAGCTCGTCAGCAG GTGCAAGCTTGTATTGTAAAGCTGAGAAGACAGTTAAGTGTGATTAAGGGGCTGCCTCAGCCATTGAAATGA
- the LOC127804210 gene encoding uncharacterized protein LOC127804210: MASEEDIDLSALKSQLSQTQTIWKEDMGKSQSQVDFLQAKLMEVKTSILESEEGTRKELEVLWRRVKTTATLLTYLKSKARIMSVPHLAHTSCGIKQLDGVGLVDRNGVPVSGWSRNIDLSSFESSDEEEWINIIIQRGSLDEQDGVYIGEVLKSVQMVTDVMETLVKRVIMAESETAIEKEKVTLGLEEIKKKALQIESMSVKLEEMERFALGTNCILNEMRQRVEDLVEETSRQRQRAAENEQELSRVKQDFESLKSYVSSLISVRETLLSSEKQFQTIERLFERLVAKTTQLESEKMQKESEVQKLMEENVRLTALLDKKEAQLLAMNEQCKVMALSASNI, translated from the exons ATGGCATCTGAGGAAGATATTGATTTATCAGCTTTGAAGTCTCAACTAAGCCAAACCCAAACAATTTGGAAGGAGGACATGGGAAAAAGCCAATCCCAGGTGGATTTTCTGCAAGCAAAACTGATGGAGGTAAAGACTTCAATACTGGAGTCTGAGGAAGGCACAAGAAAGGAGTTGGAAGTTCTTTGGCGAAGAGTCAAAACTACAGCAACACTCTTGACATATCTGAAATCAAAGGCAAGAATCATGTCTGTTCCTCATTTAGCTCATACATCATGTGGCATTAAGCAATTGGATGGAGTGGGGCTTGTTGACAGAAATGGTGTTCCAGTATCTGGTTGGTCTAGAAACATAGATCTTTCTTCCTTTGAAAGCTCAGATGAGGAGGAAtggataaatattattattcagcGTGGCTCTCTTGATGAACAAGATGGAGTTTATATTGGTGAAGTACTAAAGAGTGTGCAAATGGTCACTGATGTGATGGAAACACTTGTCAAGAGGGTTATCATGGCAGAATCGGAAACTGCCATTGAGAAAGAGAAGGTGACATTAGGACTGGAGGAGATAAAAAAGAAGGCACTCCAAATAGAGAGCATGTCTGTGAAATTGGAGGAAATGGAAAGGTTTGCACTTGGCACAAATTGTATTTTAAATGAGATGCGACAAAGAGTTGAAGATTTGGTTGAAGAAACATCTAGGCAGAGGCAACGAGCAGCAGAAAATGAACAGGAGCTTAGTCGCGTGAAGCAAGATTTTGAATCCTTGAAATCTTACGTCAGTAGTCTTATCAGTGTTAGAGAAACACTTCTGTCATCAGAGAAGCAGTTTCAAACAATTGAGAGGCTCTTTGAGCG GTTAGTTGCAAAGACAACGCAATTAGAGAGTGAGAAAATGCAGAAAGAATCTGAAGTCCAGAAACTGATGGAAGAGAATGTGAGGTTGACTGCTCTACTGGACAAAAAAGAGGCCCAACTCTTGGCCATGAATGAACAGTGCAAGGTGATGGCCTTGAGTGCTTCAAATATCTAG